The Chaetodon auriga isolate fChaAug3 chromosome 3, fChaAug3.hap1, whole genome shotgun sequence genome has a window encoding:
- the btbd8 gene encoding BTB/POZ domain-containing protein 8, producing the protein MITTEAAREFQAKERRFKEQLKRCLSSALSADLNRLLQEELEADVSLHARSGSLRAHRAVLLARAPHLLQGQTHQDPAIIHLPGHELAGLKDFLRRVYTADQSSRSAEILPDVDGSVPESSLPTPDPAHLHSSSDSDAVLEPASGLGADLLDLYQRAEQCDITIQVAEQVFSCHRAILCARSQYFRAMLSGSWMESSRQCITLQGLGPDEMEILLQFMYGAIVDLPPGASASQVVLAADMLGLEGLKDVVEMVLTRDYCRFFPKPVDGVQRTVLECLSLTHALGLQNLHMLCKRWVADHFVKTWCERNFSLLSPELHRACLTAVTDTMTVQNAVTMLCGTEQLIGSLPEVKWAQQVRTLATELQEESLGVIVQHLPRIIHTQAFQDLRRREEFTREPALLKKLCSAIREGVTVDNCCDLFAAVHLLCGDDVEDDSLLEQGRHRQEEPFRQEICALRGRLWTFLLQSFYAVRHTQGWETLSPKHRERILADAIDKGDNRRLGKKPVFTSSQSRAVRCPSFAPESPPVHRTQRVSENTTSSSRSAASAMKSDGLGTANKSGDGHTSKAKNVKKAGDRSVAAKAKTASAGAPVVNGTGAAGARRDVASANGPRSSHGAKEQEKKPNPGARPKTSPPSCTSSSQTTVMKAPKSSVGKADSTAGTTQAQPSASSTPGSASPENGASSPRNDTHSIPGAKPKQQVKAVNKSPLTKHPQKPDTAKISSPTNKSSVRESGKAKTGAAEKASTAVTATRADTKGRGTPDHHVSKHGSSMKKPASPRKEDSKDGLKSSAPDKAASEALKKKITKQVSATGASAKSNTKPAKASSTPSKQSSVVAAKSGPKPKSSTELALEKASLKSGGASKTSAAAAPKKSGTKGKEAANGKNLDCKTELVQSENTGDVASVHTESTEAALSEQPAVHTQPTSQGGGDPLSLQVESSLQQNLQKPEKQSENTDGAGDGVTPAANNIPHIKSAHAGSCKQSSNGVLPAHISGGPVNEVSSPNSPRDAERPIDTPCSMGSTDTPLEDSWSGIHHQVSPESETGSTHTTSSDDIKPRSEDYDAGGSQDDDCSNDRGVSKCGTMRCHDFLGRSSSDTSTPEELKMYEGGAGLRVEVRLRGREAETTSEEEGVRQRPRSWLQRDEVPVEEEHSEVEATVTVKSVPDHQLFSSEEEDDDDDEEATEDERSEVEVIPGQAPPPPTEPSPHFQGIVNLAFDDDGVDQENEQPDYQSTSNFRRSVLLSVDECEELGSEEGGVQTPPQQPGDAVTPCDVFESDSTVTSDQQNHLPCHLETTGIKHKKPDEELEEKSSVFLTELQEPVQEESNHIQVDGVKSSGPLLDADTRDLPPQERPCHLDLRHTEQYNGGLRKNHTNPSESKKADLHLDLNEPQLTGDSPVHAAQSPAGDNGCDRLDQTCKHDRRPSKALSPIYEMDVGEAFEHCSDKDRNVKLKAEEEKQRADHDKSSEFAERDWSLLRQLLADHESNLGVINPVPEELNLAQYLIKQTLSLSRDCLDSQTFLSPEKETFKRWAELISPMEDSSTSITVTSFSPEDAASPQGEWTIVELETHH; encoded by the exons ATGATCACCACTGAGGCTGCCAGAGAGTTCCAGGCCAAGGAGCGGCGGTTcaaagagcagctgaagagatgTTTAtcatcagctctgtctgcagacctgaaCAG gttgctgcaggaggagctggaggctgatGTTTCTCTGCACGCTCGATCAGGCTCGCTCCGAGCACACAGAGCCGTCCTATTGGCCAGAGCTCCTCATCTTCTTCAGGGACAGACGCACCAAGATCCCGCCATCATTCATCTGCCGGGCCACGAGCTGGCCGGGCTGAAAGACTTCCTCAG gcGGGTGTACACAGCAGACCAGAGCTCGCGCTCAGCTGAGATTCTCCCAGACGTCGACGGCTCAGTGCCAGAAAGTTCTCTGCCCACTCCCGACCCGGCACACCTCCACAGCTCCTCTGACTCAG ATGCTGTTCTCGAGCCGGCGTCGGGCCTCGGAGCCGACCTGCTGGATCTGTACCAGAGGGCCGAGCAGTGTGACATCACCATCCAAGTGGCGGAGCAGGTCTTCTCCTGCCACAG GGCAATCCTGTGTGCGCGGTCCCAGTACTTCCGAGCCATGCTGAGCGGGAGTTGGATGGAGAGCTCCAGACAGTGCATCACTCTGCAAGG CTTAGGGCCGGATGAGATGGAGATCCTGCTCCAGTTCATGTACGGTGCCATTGTGGATCTGCCTCCTGGAGCCAGTGCCAG CCAGGTGGTGCTGGCAGCAGACATGTTGGGTCTGGAGGGGCTGAAGGACGTGGTGGAGATGGTTCTGACCAGAGACTACTGCCGCTTCTTCCCCAAG CCCGTCGACGGGGTTCAGAGGACAGTTCTCGAGTGCCTGTCCCTCACGCACGCCTTAGGCCTTCAAAACCTCCACATGCTGTGCAAGAG gtGGGTTGCTGATCACTTCGTGAAGACCTGGTGTGAGAGAAACTTCTCCCTGTTGTCCCCTGAGCTCCACAGAGCCTGTCTCACCGCTGTGACTGACACCATG ACCGTGCAGAACGCAGTGACCATGCTCTGTGGCACTGAGCAGCTGATTGGCAGTCTCCCAGAGGTCAAGTGGGCCCAGCAGGTGAGGACTCTcgccacagagctgcaggaggagagcctCGGGGTCATTGTCCAGCATCTCCCCAGAATCATCCACACTCAGGCCTTCCAGGACCTTCGCAGG AGGGAAGAGTTCACCCGAGAGCCCGCGCTGTTGAAGAAGCTGTGCTCGGCCATCAGAGAAGGTGTGACCGTGGACAACTGCTGTGATCTTTTCGCTGCCGTGCACCTTCTGTGTGGAGACGACGTGGAGGACGACTCTCTGCTGGAGCAGGGACggcacagacaggaggag CCGTTCAGGCAGGAGATTTGTGCGCTTCGCGGCCGGCTGTGGACGTTCCTGCTCCAGAGCTTCTACGCCGTCCGCCACACGCAGGGATGGGAGACCCTGTCCCCcaagcacagagagaggatACTGGCAG ATGCTATTGATAAAGGGGACAATCGAAGACTTGGTAAAAAGCCTGTGTTCACTAGCTCACAG tCGAGGGCTGTAAGATGCCCTTCATTTGCACCTGAGAGTCCCCCTGTGCACAGGACCCAGAGGGTGTCTGAAAACACGACTTCGTCCTCCCGCAGTGCTGCATCAGCCATGAAGTCTGATGGACTGGGGACGGCTAACAAATCAGGAGACGGTCACACATCCAAGGCAAAGAATGTGAAAAAAGCAGGAGATCGGAGTGTAGCAGCAAAAGCAAAGACAGCATCAGCTGGCGCACCAGTTGTCAATGGCACGGGAGCAGCAGGAGCCAGGCGGGATGTAGCCAGTGCCAATGGCCCCAGAAGCTCACATGGGGCTAAAGAGCAGGAAAAGAAGCCAAACCCAGGTGCACGGCCTAAAACGTCTCCCCCGAGCTGCACGTCTTCAAGCCAGACAACAGTAATGAAGGCTCCGAAGAGTTCAGTTGGAAAGGCTGACAGCACTGCTGGCACCACCCAGGCTCAGCCCAGCGCTTCATCCACACCGGGCAGCGCCTCGCCAGAGAACGGCGCCAGCAGCCCTCGTAATGACACCCACTCCATCCCAG GTGCAAAGCCCAAACAGCAGGTGAAGGCGGTGAACAAATCCCCACTGACTAAACATCCTCAGAAACCTGACACAGCAAAGATCAGCAG TCCGACCAATAAGTCAAGCGTGAGAGAAAGTGGCAAAGCCAAGACTGGTGCAGCAGAGAAAGCATCTACTGCAGTGACGGCAACGAGAGCAGACACCAAAGGAAGGGGCACACCGGACCACCACG TCTCCAAGCACGGATCCTCCATGAAAAAGCCAGCTTCCCCCAGGAAAGAAGACAGCAAGGATGGGTTGAAATCCTCAGCACCAGACAAAGCAGCCAGTGAAGCTCTGAAAAAGAAGATCACAAAACAAGTTTCAGCAACTGGAGCATCGGCGAAATCCAACACTAAACCAGCAAAAGCCTCGTCAACTCCCTCCAAGCAGTCTTCTGTAGTAGCTGCCAAGTCCGGACCAAAGCCTAAAAGTAGTACTGAATTAGCTCTGGAGAAAGCTTCTCTTAAATCTGGAGGcgcttccaaaacctcagctgctgctgcccccaagAAATCAGGAACCAAAGGAAAAGAGGCAGCGAACGGTAAGAATTTAGACTGTAAAACTGAGCTCGTTCAGTCTGAAAACACCGGTGATGTAGCATCAGTGCAtacagagagcacagaggcaGCGCTGTCTGAGCAgcctgcagtgcacacacagccaaCGAGCCAGGGTGGAGGAGATCCACTTAGCCTTCAAGTGGAATCAAGCCTGCAGCAGAATCTCCAGAAGCCTGAAAAGcagtcagaaaacactgacGGTGCAGGTGACGGTGTTACACCAGCAGCTAACAACATCCCCCATATCAAATCTGCTCATGCAGGCAGTTGCAAACAGTCTTCAAATGGCGTCCTGCCCGCTCACATCAGCGGAGGGCCAGTTAACGAAGTCAGCTCCCCGAATTCTCCAAGAGACGCCGAACGCCCCATAGACACGCCCTGCAGCATGGGAAGCACCGACACTCCCTTAGAGGACTCCTGGAGCGGCATCCACCATCAGGTCAGCCCAGAGTCCGAGACcggcagcacacacaccacctcctcCGACGACATCAAGCCGCGCTCAGAGGACTACGACGCGGGAGGCTCGCAAGACGACGACTGCTCCAACGACAGAGGGGTTTCCAAGTGCGGCACCATGCGCTGCCATGACTTCTTGGGTCGCAGTAGCAGTGACACAAGCACGCCAGAGGAGTTAAAGATGTACGAAGGCGGGGCGGGGCTGAGAGTGGAGGTGCGGCTGCGTGGGCGAGAAGCAGAGACCACCAGCGAGGAAGAGGGAGTCAGACAGCGTCCTCGCTCCTGGTTGCAAAGGGATGAGGTTCCTGTCGAGGAGGAGCACTCGGAGGTGGAGGCAACGGTGACTGTAAAGAGCGTGCCCGACCACCAGCTCTTctcctcagaggaggaagacgatgacgatgatgaagaggCGACAGAGGATGAGAGGTCTGAAGTCGAGGTGATTCCGGGTCAGGCTCCGCCGCCGCCAACTGAACCCTCACCACATTTTCAGGGGATTGTCAACCTCGCTTTCGACGACGATGGCGTGGACCAGGAGAACGAGCAGCCCGACTACCAGTCGACCTCTAACTTCCGTCGATCGGTGTTGCTGTCTGTCGACGAGTGCGAGGAGCTGGGCTCAGAAGAGGGCGGCGTCCAGACTCCGCCTCAGCAGCCTGGCGACGCCGTAACCCCTTGTGATGTTTTTGAGTCTGACTCTACAGTTACCAGCGACCAGCAGAACCATCTGCCATGCCACCTTGAAACTACAGGTATAAAGCACAAAAAACCCGACGAGGAACTGGAAGAGAAATCCTCCGTGTTCCTCACAGAGCTCCAGGAGCCCGTGCAGGAGGAGAGTAATCACATCCAGGTGGATGGAGTGAAGTCCAGCGGCCCGCTCCTGGATGCTGACACGAGAGACCTCCCTCCCCAGGAGCGCCCGTGCCACCTGGATCTGCGGCACACTGAACAATACAACGGAGGGCTGCGCAAAAATCACACCAATCCCTCAGAAAGCAAGAAAGCAGATTTACATCTAGACTTAAATGAGCCTCAGCTGACAGGGGACTCTCCTGTACATGCTGCACAATCTCCAGCAG GGGACAATGGTTGTGACAGATTGGATCAAACCTGCAAACATGACCGCCGACCATCCAAAGCCCTCTCTCCCATTTACGAGATGGATGTGGGGGAAGCCTTCGAGCACTGCTCGGACAAGGACAGGAATGTTAAACTGAAGGcggaggaagaaaagcaaagagcgGACCATGACAAAAGCAGTGAGTTTGCAGAGCGGGACTGGAGTCTGCTCAGGCAGCTCCTGGCAGACCACGAGTCCAACCTGGGCGTCATAAACCCCGTGCCTGAGGAGCTCAACCTGGCCCAGTACCTTATCAAGCAGACACTGTCCTTGTCACGTGACTGCCTGGACTCGCAGACCTTCCTGTCCCCAGAGAAGGAGACCTTCAAACGCTGGGCGGAGCTCATCTCGCCCATGGAGGACTCCTCCACCAGCATCACGGTGACCAGCTTTTCCCCAGAAGACGCTGCATCTCCGCAGGGGGAGTGGACCATTGTGGAACTGGAAACACATCACTGA
- the c3h1orf146 gene encoding protein SPO16 homolog: MTTHEETSPQWKTTVIVSTSLKNHETNRILSTQLHRIRLSDAVEAGAFIFPLSGIAFLLVDPQDLPESFDESGLIERIKTFVEVHRNSFLLLCSPFNGKKELEILSVIQRRFFGSNLSILPVRNNAEIVKGMLTIAKATSKPHVDRIRDRMSLARAHVIESSPVWEMLRDIL, from the exons ATGACAACACACGAAGAGACGAGTCCTCAGTGGAAAACTACAGTTATAGTGAGCACGTCACTCAAG AAccatgaaacaaacaggatcCTCAGCACGCAGCTGCATCGAATCAGACTCTCAGACGCTGTTGAGGCCGGAGCCTTTATTTTCCCTCTGTCAG GTATTGCATTTCTATTGGTTGACCCCCAAGACCTCCCAGAGAGTTTTGATGAATCTGGACTCATTGAGAGGATAAAGACCTTTGTAGAGGTGCACCGGAAcagctttcttcttctgtgttccCCCTTTAATGGGAAAAAGGAATTGGAAATCTTGTCTGTGATTCAACGCAG ATTCTTTGGCAGTAATCTCAGCATCCTGCCTGTGCGAAACAATGCTGAGATTGTCAAAGGAATGTTGACAATTGCAAAG GCCACCAGTAAGCCCCATGTAGACAGGATCCGGGACCGGATGTCTCTGGCTCGGGCTCACGTCATTGAAAGCAGTCCAGTGTGGGAGATGCTAAGAGACATTCTGTAA
- the ephx4 gene encoding epoxide hydrolase 4 encodes MARVLHNLLLFLFRLALKIRVLAYWSLIYGYCALCTVVALLKLWWNIILRPTATFQWVIRETPPACLNDTSLGTHCYVRIKESGLRFHYVAAGERGKPLMLFLHGFPEFWFSWRYQLREFKSEFRVVAIDMRGYGESDLPLSAESYHFEYLVTDIKDIVEYLGYNRCCLVGHDWGGTIAWLFAIHYPEMVTKLIVLNCPHPSVFTDYALRHPSQLLKSSHFFFFQLPRFPELMLSINDFKALKALFTSRSTGIGRKGRWLAAEDLEAYLYALSQPGALTGALNYYRNVFSSLPLSHNHVRSPVLLLWGERDAFLEQEMAEACRLYIRNHFRLNIISGASHWLQQDQPDIVNTLIWTFLKEGEGRKSYRN; translated from the exons ATGGCGAGAGTGCTCCACAACTTGCTGTTATTTCTCTTTAGACTTGCGCTGAAAATCAGAGTTCTGGCTTACTGGTCGCTGATATACGGTTATTGTGCTCTCTGCACCGTCGTAGCCCTGCTGAAACTTTGGTGGAACATCATCTTAAGGCCGACAGCGACCTTCCAATGGGTGATTCGTGAAACTCCCCCGGCTTGTCTGAATGACACGTCCTTGGGAACCCACTGTTATGTTCGGATCAAG GAGTCTGGCCTCAGGTTTCACTATGTGGCTGCCGGAGAGCGAGGGAAGCCGCTCATGCTGTTTTTACACGGTTTCCCTGAGTTCTG GTTCTCCTGGCGTTACCAGCTGCGCGAGTTTAAGAGTGAGTTCCGCGTGGTGGCCATCGACATGCGCGGCTACGGCGAGTCCGACCTGCCGCTCTCTGCTGAAAGCTACCACTTCGAGTACCTGGTGACCGACATCAAGGACATTGTGGAGTACTTAG GATACAACAGATGTTGTCTCGTTGGCCACGACTGGGGGGGGACCATAGCGTGGCTGTTTGCCATTCACTACCCAGAGATGGTGACGAAGCTCATCGTCCTGAACTGTCCGCATCCCTCCGTGTTCACAG aTTACGCTCTGCGTCACCCGAGCCAGCTGCTGAAATCCagtcacttcttcttcttccagctgCCTCGCTTCCCGGAGCTCATGCTCTCCATCAATGATTTCAAG gctcTGAAGGCCTTGTTCACCAGCCGCAGCACGGGCATCGGGAGGAAAGGCCGCTGGCTCGCTGCAGAGGACCTGGAGGCGTATCTGTATGCACTGTCACAGCCGGGCGCTCTGACCGGAGCCCTCAACTACTACAGGAACGTCTTCAG ctccctGCCCCTGAGCCACAATCACGTCAGGTCcccggtgctgctgctgtggggtGAGCGCGACGCCTTCTTGGAGCAGGAAATGGCGGAGGCGTGCCGCCTCTACATCCGGAATCATTTCCGTCTCAACATCATCTCCGGGGCCAgtcactggctgcagcaggacCAGCCTGACATTGTGAACACCCTCATATGGACCTTCCTGAAGGAGGGCGAGGGACGCAAGAGCTACAGGAACTAA